In the Breoghania sp. genome, CGGCGGTGCGCTGACCGGTTTCGGTGCGCGTCTGGCGCGGGGATGCACGTCGGGCCTCGGCCTTTCCGGCGGTGCGACGCTGGCGGTTGCGGGCTTCGTGTTCCTCGCCGGCTTTTTCATCGCGGGCTTTGTGGTCTCCATGCTGGCACGGAGGGTCTGGCAATGAGCATTCCCTTCTATGACGGCGGCGTCGCCAGCGGTCTGCTGGCCGGTCTCCTCTTCGGTCTGGCGCTGGAAGGGGCGGGCTTCGGCTCGCCGCGCAAACTGACGGGCCAGTTCTCCTTGAAGGACTTTTCGGTCTTCAAGGTGATGTTCACCGCCGTTCTGGTGGCGGCCATCGGGCTCTATCTGCTGCGCGTCGCGGGCGTGATCGCGGACAATTCGGTCTATGTGCCGACGTTGTTCTTCTGGGCCATGGCCGGGGGCGGCTTGCTGATCGGTGCGGGCTTTGCGCTGGGCGGCTATTGCCCGGGCACCTCGCTCGTGGGCATCGGGTCAGGCCGCATCGATGCGGTGGTCTTTTTTGCCGGAATGGTCGCCGGGACGGCGTTCTTTGCGACCGTTTTCGATCCGCTGACCAATTTCTATTTCGCGGCTCAGGGGCCGGAGGGCGAGCGGCTCACCGACCTGACCGGCCTGCCGGAATGGCTCATTCTGGCCGCCCTCGTGGTCATCGCGGTGATTGGCTACACGCTGGGCTCCAAGCTTGAGCGCGCCCGTGGCGGCCCCTTCACGGCCGAAGAGGTCTGCACTCCGCTCGATGAACAAACACAATCCGTCAAGACACACGGTCAGGCCTTGAACGCCTGAACCGAGGAGGAAAATTCAATGTCCATGAAGTCCCGCAAGAGCCTGCTGTCGGCAGCCCTCGTTCCCGTCACCGCCGTCATGGTGAGCGCAGCGGCGCCGGCAGCCCATGCACAGCCAAAAAACCCTTGCGCCCCGGCGCTGGTGAACCCTTGCGCCCCGGCTGCCCGCCCGTCCAATCCATGCGCGCCTGCCATGAAGCCGATGGCGAACCCCTGTGCGCCGGCGGCTGCAAAACCTGCCGCCGCCACGGAGGCCGCCCTTCCGAAAGACCCCTACGACACCACGACAAAGTTCACGCAGGCGCCCTATGGCGACAAGATGCCGGGCATCGTGAAGAACTACCTGCGCGCCACGCCCTATATCGGGACCGGCGGTGTGATCGATCAGGCGAGCATGGGGGTGCTGGCCGCACTTGGCTTCAAGACCGTGCTGAACCTCAACACCGCGGAGGAAGGCGCGACGGCGGAAGGTCCGCTCGTGGAGCAGGCCGGGATGGCCTATATCAACGTTGCGGTGCCGACCTCTGCTCCCACGCCTGAGCAGGTCGCCGAGATTTCGGCGATCCTGAACGACGCCACCAAGTACCCGATCCTGATGCATTGCGAGTCATCGAACCGCGTCGGCGCGACCTGGGCGCTTTACCGGGCCGCGTCAGGCGTTCCGGCACAGATCGCCGTTCAGGAAGGCCGCACGGTCGGAATGAAGACCAGCCGCGAGAAGGCGGTGCGCGAACAACTGGGGCTTCCCCCGCTCTGATCCGTCAGGCTTGACGATGTCATGACGCGGTGAGGCCGGGGGAGAGCGAACGATCCCCCGGCCCCCTGTTTTCAAAGGTGCTTCACGCTGAACCAAAGCGATCAGCCGCTGTCGCCGCAGGATGCGGGGCAGGTGACCTTTCGCGGCACGCCGACGGGCATTAGCATGGGGGCACGGGCGCATGGCAGGGACGGGGGGAGGCCCCATGGCGAGGTGCTATCATGGCGAGTGCTGAAATGATCACCCGGGAACGGCATGGCGCGGCCCTGCCGGATTTTGCGCGCCTGTCGCGCGAACAGCTTGAGGCCATGCACGATGCCGCGGCCACCGTGCTTGAATGCGAGCATGTGCTGGCCAAGTCGGGCAGCAATGTCGTTCTGGAGGTTCTGCGCGATCAGGGGGATTTCCTCATCTGGGAAAGCTATCCCAAAGGCGACGTGCAGGACCCTGAAACGCACAGCCAGTATTTCTATCATTCCCACACGCCCGAAGAGATGCTGGACGGGGAGAATGGCCATTTTCATCTTTTCGTGCGCCCGGCGGAAATCCTGCCGGACATCGAGCCGTGGGACCTGCCGGGAGCTTTCGTGCCGGACGAGCCGGAGGCGCGC is a window encoding:
- a CDS encoding DUF6691 family protein, giving the protein MSIPFYDGGVASGLLAGLLFGLALEGAGFGSPRKLTGQFSLKDFSVFKVMFTAVLVAAIGLYLLRVAGVIADNSVYVPTLFFWAMAGGGLLIGAGFALGGYCPGTSLVGIGSGRIDAVVFFAGMVAGTAFFATVFDPLTNFYFAAQGPEGERLTDLTGLPEWLILAALVVIAVIGYTLGSKLERARGGPFTAEEVCTPLDEQTQSVKTHGQALNA
- a CDS encoding sulfur transferase domain-containing protein produces the protein MSMKSRKSLLSAALVPVTAVMVSAAAPAAHAQPKNPCAPALVNPCAPAARPSNPCAPAMKPMANPCAPAAAKPAAATEAALPKDPYDTTTKFTQAPYGDKMPGIVKNYLRATPYIGTGGVIDQASMGVLAALGFKTVLNLNTAEEGATAEGPLVEQAGMAYINVAVPTSAPTPEQVAEISAILNDATKYPILMHCESSNRVGATWALYRAASGVPAQIAVQEGRTVGMKTSREKAVREQLGLPPL